Proteins encoded together in one Corallococcus soli window:
- a CDS encoding threonine aldolase family protein, translating into MLDKRISRSEFLALSSLLAGSTLFPSRGDAAPDGGVAPVRGAGKPASARPPDGGVTASAPPSQAEHAWLRRGCTASLAAGSTAEDGAEYVRIGEWMQRQKLSSDVYGSGDFVQAFEKRVADLLGFEDACFMPTGTMGQLIALRIQADASGVRTVGVHPSSHHVLHEDDSYAVLHQLRAVYLGPWTRPLLAEDVAQAKEALGTVSVELPVRWLGGQLPTWEQLTALKRACRERKVKLHMDGARLWESQPFYGRSYADICRGFDSVYVSFYKQVGGIGGAMLVGGRDFIRESRVWRHRHGGNLYQLAPYVASAAMRLDPALAAIPGYVKRAKALTALLAADPRVTVLPQPVQTNMFHVFLRGSPGAYTRQRDRIAREDKVWVAGGFGQTRVPGVVSTELQVGEGLGSLGDAEAARAFLRLLDAS; encoded by the coding sequence ATGCTGGACAAGCGCATCAGCCGTTCGGAGTTCCTGGCACTCAGCAGCCTGCTCGCGGGCTCCACGCTGTTCCCGTCGCGGGGCGACGCGGCCCCGGACGGCGGCGTGGCCCCGGTGCGCGGGGCCGGGAAGCCGGCCTCCGCCCGGCCTCCGGATGGCGGGGTGACGGCCTCCGCGCCGCCGTCCCAGGCGGAGCACGCCTGGCTGCGGCGGGGCTGCACCGCGTCGCTGGCCGCGGGCTCCACGGCGGAGGACGGCGCGGAGTACGTGCGCATCGGCGAATGGATGCAGCGCCAGAAGCTGTCCAGCGACGTGTACGGCAGCGGCGACTTCGTGCAGGCGTTCGAGAAGCGCGTCGCGGACCTGCTCGGCTTCGAGGACGCGTGCTTCATGCCCACCGGCACCATGGGGCAGCTCATCGCGCTGCGCATCCAGGCGGACGCGAGCGGCGTGCGGACCGTGGGCGTGCACCCGTCGTCACACCACGTGCTGCACGAGGACGACAGCTACGCGGTGCTGCACCAGCTGCGCGCCGTGTACCTGGGGCCGTGGACGCGGCCGCTGCTGGCGGAGGACGTGGCCCAGGCGAAGGAGGCGCTGGGCACCGTCAGCGTGGAGCTGCCGGTGCGGTGGCTGGGCGGCCAGCTCCCGACGTGGGAGCAGCTCACCGCGCTCAAGCGCGCCTGCCGCGAGCGCAAGGTGAAGCTGCACATGGACGGCGCGCGGCTGTGGGAGAGCCAGCCCTTCTATGGCCGCTCCTACGCGGACATCTGCAGGGGCTTCGACTCCGTCTACGTGTCCTTCTACAAGCAGGTGGGCGGCATTGGCGGCGCGATGCTGGTGGGCGGCCGCGACTTCATCCGGGAGTCGCGCGTGTGGCGCCACCGGCACGGCGGCAACCTGTACCAGCTGGCGCCCTACGTGGCCTCCGCCGCCATGCGCCTGGACCCGGCGCTGGCCGCCATCCCGGGGTACGTCAAGCGCGCGAAGGCCCTCACCGCGCTCCTGGCGGCGGACCCCCGCGTCACCGTGCTGCCGCAGCCGGTGCAGACGAACATGTTCCACGTGTTCCTGCGCGGCTCGCCCGGGGCGTACACCCGCCAGCGCGACCGCATCGCGCGCGAGGACAAGGTGTGGGTGGCGGGCGGCTTCGGACAGACGCGCGTGCCTGGCGTCGTGTCCACGGAGCTCCAAGTGGGCGAGGGGCTCGGGAGCCTGGGCGACGCCGAAGCGGCCCGGGCCTTCCTGCGCCTGCTCGACGCGAGCTGA
- a CDS encoding FAD-dependent oxidoreductase, translated as MASVELTRRELVAAFLGASVASACQRSRAPRATVPGAIVDRAVDTGHKLRGGPLPRAQAFEAVDVLIVGAGAAGLSAAWRLAGAGVKDVRVVELEAEAGGTSRSGRNGVSAYPWGAHYLPSPLEDKGPVMRLLREMDAVTGVDAQGHPSFAEELLIQEPDERLFYRGHWYEGLYLRAGASGQDLEELERFDAKMNAFAAARDAKGRKAFAVPVALSSDDAEWTALDALSMARWLEAEGFQSPRLKWFVDYACRDDYGTTSEHVSAWAGIWYFAARQNGQGERSDGFLSWPEGNGRLVRQLLSSLGPRQVEPNVLVHTVEPGEGGCRVHALDARTGAPRAFQARQVVLACPRFVAAHVVAPWRQARPAWMDAFVYSPWVVANLTLSGPPASRGFPLAWDNVLYESRSLGYVVATHQSLRQDERGPTVLTWYLPMAGEDVKAERTRALAATYADWEALVMADLLPAHPGVGALTQRLEVQRWGHAMIRPAPGFLWGEARRAAGESLGRHLHFAHTDLGGMALFEEANWFGVRAAERILAEMGYSSASWL; from the coding sequence ATGGCGTCGGTGGAACTGACGCGGCGGGAGCTGGTGGCCGCGTTCCTGGGCGCCTCCGTGGCAAGCGCCTGCCAGCGCTCGCGGGCCCCTCGCGCGACGGTGCCGGGCGCCATCGTGGACCGCGCGGTGGACACCGGCCACAAGCTCCGGGGCGGGCCGCTGCCGCGCGCGCAGGCCTTCGAAGCCGTGGACGTGCTGATTGTCGGCGCGGGCGCGGCCGGGCTCTCCGCCGCGTGGCGCCTGGCCGGCGCGGGCGTGAAGGACGTGCGCGTCGTGGAGCTGGAGGCGGAGGCCGGCGGCACGTCGCGCTCCGGCAGGAACGGCGTGTCCGCGTACCCGTGGGGCGCGCACTACCTGCCGTCGCCCTTAGAGGACAAGGGGCCGGTGATGCGCCTGCTGCGGGAGATGGACGCCGTCACCGGCGTGGACGCGCAGGGCCACCCGTCGTTCGCGGAGGAGCTGCTCATCCAGGAGCCCGACGAGCGGCTCTTCTACCGGGGCCACTGGTACGAAGGGCTGTACCTGCGCGCGGGCGCGAGCGGGCAGGACCTGGAGGAGTTGGAGCGCTTCGACGCGAAGATGAACGCCTTCGCCGCCGCGCGCGACGCGAAGGGGCGCAAGGCGTTCGCGGTGCCGGTGGCGCTCTCCAGCGACGACGCGGAGTGGACGGCGCTGGACGCGCTGAGCATGGCGCGGTGGCTGGAGGCGGAGGGCTTCCAGTCGCCCCGGCTCAAGTGGTTCGTGGACTACGCGTGCCGCGACGACTACGGCACCACCAGCGAGCACGTCTCCGCCTGGGCGGGCATCTGGTACTTCGCCGCGCGGCAGAACGGGCAGGGCGAGAGGAGCGACGGGTTCCTGTCCTGGCCGGAGGGCAATGGCCGGCTGGTGCGGCAGCTCTTGTCGTCGCTGGGCCCGCGTCAGGTGGAGCCGAACGTGCTGGTCCACACGGTGGAGCCGGGGGAGGGCGGCTGCCGCGTGCACGCGCTGGATGCGCGCACCGGAGCGCCCCGCGCCTTCCAGGCCCGGCAGGTGGTGCTGGCGTGTCCCCGCTTCGTCGCCGCGCACGTGGTGGCGCCGTGGCGCCAGGCGCGGCCCGCGTGGATGGACGCCTTCGTGTACAGCCCGTGGGTGGTGGCGAACCTCACGCTGTCGGGGCCGCCCGCGTCGCGGGGCTTCCCGCTGGCCTGGGACAACGTCCTCTATGAGAGCCGGAGCCTGGGTTACGTGGTGGCCACGCACCAGTCGCTGCGCCAGGACGAGCGCGGGCCCACGGTGCTCACGTGGTACCTGCCCATGGCCGGCGAGGACGTGAAGGCGGAGCGCACCCGGGCGCTCGCCGCCACGTACGCGGACTGGGAGGCGCTGGTGATGGCGGACCTGCTGCCGGCGCACCCGGGCGTGGGCGCGCTCACGCAGCGGCTGGAGGTGCAGCGCTGGGGGCACGCGATGATCCGCCCCGCGCCGGGCTTCCTCTGGGGCGAGGCGCGCAGGGCGGCCGGGGAGAGCCTGGGGCGGCACCTGCACTTCGCGCACACGGACCTGGGCGGCATGGCCCTGTTCGAGGAGGCCAACTGGTTTGGCGTGCGCGCGGCGGAGCGGATATTGGCGGAAATGGGATACAGCTCCGCCAGTTGGTTGTAG
- a CDS encoding winged helix-turn-helix transcriptional regulator yields MKLGHLDIPSDVCRSVGNVLGRIGDKWSVLVIVLLSERSHRFSELRRTIGTVSQKMLTATLRGLERDGYLTRTVTPTIPPRVDYALTEMGRDVLTPLNALAHWALAHREQVEAARRAYDAKADASAEPHLEDEGGR; encoded by the coding sequence ATGAAACTCGGTCACCTCGACATCCCCTCCGACGTCTGCCGCTCGGTCGGCAACGTGCTGGGCCGCATTGGCGACAAGTGGTCGGTGCTCGTCATCGTCCTGCTGTCGGAGCGCAGCCACCGCTTCAGCGAGCTGCGCCGGACCATTGGCACGGTGTCCCAGAAGATGCTGACGGCCACGCTGCGCGGGCTGGAGCGCGACGGCTACCTGACGCGCACCGTGACGCCCACCATCCCACCCCGGGTGGACTACGCGCTCACGGAGATGGGGCGCGACGTGCTGACGCCCCTCAACGCGCTGGCGCACTGGGCGCTCGCGCACCGTGAGCAGGTGGAGGCGGCGCGCAGGGCCTACGACGCGAAAGCGGATGCGAGCGCGGAGCCACACCTGGAGGACGAAGGCGGGCGGTGA
- a CDS encoding cupin domain-containing protein: MSGKMMDVLVHTAELEWKPLGPGTSYRLLRVSAETGVWSAILKMEKGAVFAPHRHLGPAEIFILSGSTQDRMGITRPGDYEFEPLGAEHPATTALEESMVHFTAHGPIAFYNDKGGIGMLLDSEFFLKDQEQEPQYSIKKAA; this comes from the coding sequence ATGTCCGGAAAGATGATGGATGTCCTGGTGCATACCGCGGAGCTGGAGTGGAAGCCCCTGGGCCCTGGAACCTCCTACCGCCTGCTGCGCGTGAGCGCGGAGACGGGCGTGTGGAGCGCCATCCTCAAGATGGAGAAGGGCGCCGTCTTCGCGCCGCACCGTCACCTGGGCCCGGCGGAGATCTTCATCCTCTCCGGCTCGACGCAGGACCGCATGGGCATCACCCGCCCGGGCGACTACGAGTTCGAGCCGCTGGGCGCCGAGCACCCCGCCACCACCGCGCTGGAGGAGTCGATGGTGCACTTCACCGCGCACGGCCCCATCGCCTTCTACAACGACAAGGGCGGCATCGGGATGCTGCTGGACTCCGAGTTCTTCCTCAAGGACCAGGAGCAGGAGCCGCAGTACAGCATCAAGAAGGCGGCCTGA
- a CDS encoding NAD-dependent epimerase/dehydratase family protein, with product MREGLKDDVVLVTGGSGYLGGWTVVALLEQGYRVRTTVRSLAREAQVRADVARRVEAGDRLSFFAADLLADAGWERAADGARYILHVASPMGVGEFKSQDLIRPAREGTLRVLKAGAKAGVERVVLTSSLQAALPPPDPSPDAPATDESVWTDLSSKDGTQYTRAKTQAEQDAWAFVRQGGAGAMTLATVLPSVILGPVMGRDVSGSLELVARMLKGQLSHLPRMGFSVVDVRDLVDLHLRVMTAPGAAGERFAGSGDFLWMTDMARVLREHLGARAAKVSTKTAPDFLVRFGALFNAEVRQLTPNLGLRRTFSTAKAERLLGWRARPAVEALVASAEGLLREGLV from the coding sequence ATGCGCGAAGGTTTGAAGGACGACGTGGTGCTGGTGACGGGAGGGTCGGGCTACCTGGGGGGTTGGACGGTCGTCGCGCTGCTGGAGCAGGGCTACCGGGTCCGGACGACGGTGCGGAGCCTGGCCCGGGAGGCGCAGGTGCGGGCCGACGTCGCCCGGCGGGTGGAGGCGGGGGACCGGCTCTCCTTCTTCGCCGCGGACCTGCTGGCGGACGCGGGCTGGGAGCGGGCGGCGGACGGCGCGCGGTACATCCTGCATGTCGCATCCCCCATGGGCGTGGGGGAGTTCAAGTCCCAGGACCTCATCCGCCCGGCGCGCGAGGGCACGCTGCGGGTGCTGAAGGCCGGCGCGAAGGCAGGGGTGGAGCGGGTGGTGCTGACGTCGTCGCTCCAGGCCGCGCTGCCGCCGCCCGACCCCTCCCCGGACGCGCCCGCGACCGACGAGAGCGTCTGGACCGACCTGTCCTCGAAGGATGGGACGCAGTACACGCGGGCGAAGACGCAGGCGGAGCAGGACGCCTGGGCGTTCGTGCGACAGGGCGGCGCCGGGGCCATGACGCTCGCCACCGTGCTCCCGTCCGTCATCCTGGGGCCGGTGATGGGCCGGGACGTCTCCGGCTCGCTGGAGTTGGTGGCGCGGATGCTGAAGGGACAGCTGTCCCACCTGCCCCGGATGGGCTTCAGCGTCGTGGACGTCCGCGACCTGGTGGACCTGCACCTGAGGGTGATGACGGCGCCCGGGGCCGCGGGCGAGCGCTTCGCGGGGAGCGGTGACTTCCTCTGGATGACGGACATGGCCCGCGTGCTGCGCGAACACCTGGGCGCGCGGGCGGCGAAGGTGTCGACGAAGACGGCGCCAGACTTCCTGGTGCGGTTCGGGGCGCTGTTCAACGCGGAGGTCCGCCAGCTCACGCCCAACCTGGGCCTGCGGAGGACGTTCTCCACCGCGAAGGCTGAGCGGCTGCTGGGCTGGCGGGCACGTCCGGCGGTGGAGGCGCTGGTGGCCAGCGCGGAGGGCCTGCTGCGCGAAGGCCTGGTGTGA